One part of the Mya arenaria isolate MELC-2E11 chromosome 3, ASM2691426v1 genome encodes these proteins:
- the LOC128227088 gene encoding heat shock 70 kDa protein 12A-like isoform X1, whose protein sequence is MALTDVIDRRKIMARHLTAMPVRAGAMQRKPIVAAIDFGTTYSGYAFQTRANFEENPTKIEAANWARTGSNIGISLKTTSSILFDKHQQFHSFGQEADQEYNKLAAEGQHWDWFFFKRFKMALYKSQNLTREMKIKSVSTGQEMPAIVVITETIRYLKDHLVNEIKSKDTGIQESEIHWVLTVPAIWDDSAKQFMREAAINAEIDTDKLLLSLEPEAASLFCRYLPFARETNKAGASLVTAGVGDRYMILDVGGGTVDITVHEVQINEETKDVTLREMFKANGGDWGGLKVDESFTDLLQDIIGPDVMEVLQTRYREDFMEFMDAFEIKKRKVAPDMDSREIMTVPLSFVQTYKELNNVELEDEQRIKEKYNGKITFSKNKMRFDPEILKGLFTETVDQICALASEYFDQIREYNIRTILMVGGFSESRMLQDKVRSTFPSKRLIIPDEAGLCVLKGAVLYGHNPSMITARVSKFTYGIEACKQFEPALDPYEKRVIRDRIVLCKNYFSIHAKAGQEFQVDEMVGEHEYVAHGEDATELQIDVYTTPHRNPRYIDDEDSRKIGEMRVPVGRSLSGDQEMVKVQFVFGDTELKVVAWNVENGQKIKDARFEFLK, encoded by the exons ATGGCTTTAACAGATGTTATTGATAGGAGAAAG ATAATGGCCCGTCATCTGACCGCGATGCCAGTCCGCGCAGGCGCAATGCAGAGAAAGCCCATTGTGGCGGCCATAGACTTTGGTACCACATACTCGGGATACGCCTTCCAGACCAGGGCAAACTTTGAGGAAAATCCGACCAAG ATTGAGGCTGCAAATTGGGCAAGGACTGGGTCGAATATTGGAATATCACTCAAGACAACTTCGTCAATACTGTTTGATAAACACCAACAATTTCATTCGTTTGGTCAAGAAGCAGATCAAGAATATAATAAGCTCGCTGCCGAGGGACAACACTGGGACtggtttttcttcaaaagattTAAAATGGCCCTGTACAAGTCTCAG AATCTTACTCGGGAGATGAAAATAAAGTCAGTGTCTACTGGTCAAGAGATGCCAGCAATTGTTGTTATCACAGAAACCATAAGGTACTTAAAGGACCACTTAGTAAACGAGATAAAATCCAAGGATACTGGAATCCAAGAATCCGAAATTCACTGGGTCTTAACGGTTCCGGCAATATGGGACGACAGCGCCAAACAGTTCATGAGGGAAGCGGCTATCAAT GCAGAAATCGACACGGATAAGTTGTTACTCAGTCTAGAGCCAGAAGCCGCTTCGCTGTTTTGCCGGTACTTACCGTTTGCCAGGGAAACAAACAAGGCGGGTGCCAGTCTTGTTACTGCGGGAGTCGGTGACCGATACATGATTCTTGATGTTGGGG GCGGAACCGTAGATATAACCGTCCATGAAGTACAGATAAATGAAGAGACCAAAGATGTAACATTACGAGAAATGTTCAAAGCCAACGGTGGAGATTGGGGAGGGCTTAAAGTTGATGAATCTTTCACAGACCTCCTTCAGGACATCATTGGGCCTGATGTGATGGAAGTTCTTCAAACGCGATACAGAGAAGATTTTATGGAATTCATGGACgcctttgaaattaaaaaacgGAAGGTGGCACCAGATATGGATTCACGGGAAATAATGACCGTTCCTCTTTCATTCGTCCAGACATACAAAGAACTGAATAATGTCGAGCTCGAAGATGAACAACGCATAAAGGAAAAGTACAACGGAAAGATAACCTTCtccaaaaacaaaatgagattTGATCCAGAAATTTTAAAAGGTCTTTTTACCGAGACAGTCGATCAAATTTGTGCTTTAGCAAGCGAGTATTTTGACCAAATACGGGAATACAACATTAGAACGATTCTGATGGTTGGTGGATTCAGCGAATCAAGGATGTTACAGGACAAGGTCCGTTCGACATTCCCGTCTAAGCGCCTTATCATCCCAGACGAAGCAGGCCTATGCGTTCTAAAGGGAGCAGTGTTGTATGGCCATAACCCGTCCATGATCACAGCTCGAGTGAGCAAGTTCACTTATGGAATAGAAGCCTGCAAGCAGTTTGAGCCTGCGCTAGATCCATATGAAAAGCGGGTTATCAGAGACAGGATTGTActctgtaaaaattattttagcatCCATGCTAAAGCTGGCCAAGAGTTTCAGGTGGATGAGATGGTTGGTGAACACGAGTACGTCGCTCATGGAGAAGATGCAACTGAACTTCAGATCGACGTATACACTACGCCACACCGTAACCCAAGGTATATCGACGACGAAGACAGCAGGAAAATCGGCGAAATGCGAGTGCCCGTGGGTCGTTCGCTCAGTGGTGACCAAGAGATGGTAAAAGTCCAGTTTGTGTTTGGAGACACTGAATTAAAAGTTGTGGCCTGGAATGTGGAAAACgggcaaaaaataaaagatgctCGTTTTGAATTTTTGAAGTAA
- the LOC128227088 gene encoding heat shock 70 kDa protein 12A-like isoform X2 has translation MARHLTAMPVRAGAMQRKPIVAAIDFGTTYSGYAFQTRANFEENPTKIEAANWARTGSNIGISLKTTSSILFDKHQQFHSFGQEADQEYNKLAAEGQHWDWFFFKRFKMALYKSQNLTREMKIKSVSTGQEMPAIVVITETIRYLKDHLVNEIKSKDTGIQESEIHWVLTVPAIWDDSAKQFMREAAINAEIDTDKLLLSLEPEAASLFCRYLPFARETNKAGASLVTAGVGDRYMILDVGGGTVDITVHEVQINEETKDVTLREMFKANGGDWGGLKVDESFTDLLQDIIGPDVMEVLQTRYREDFMEFMDAFEIKKRKVAPDMDSREIMTVPLSFVQTYKELNNVELEDEQRIKEKYNGKITFSKNKMRFDPEILKGLFTETVDQICALASEYFDQIREYNIRTILMVGGFSESRMLQDKVRSTFPSKRLIIPDEAGLCVLKGAVLYGHNPSMITARVSKFTYGIEACKQFEPALDPYEKRVIRDRIVLCKNYFSIHAKAGQEFQVDEMVGEHEYVAHGEDATELQIDVYTTPHRNPRYIDDEDSRKIGEMRVPVGRSLSGDQEMVKVQFVFGDTELKVVAWNVENGQKIKDARFEFLK, from the exons ATGGCCCGTCATCTGACCGCGATGCCAGTCCGCGCAGGCGCAATGCAGAGAAAGCCCATTGTGGCGGCCATAGACTTTGGTACCACATACTCGGGATACGCCTTCCAGACCAGGGCAAACTTTGAGGAAAATCCGACCAAG ATTGAGGCTGCAAATTGGGCAAGGACTGGGTCGAATATTGGAATATCACTCAAGACAACTTCGTCAATACTGTTTGATAAACACCAACAATTTCATTCGTTTGGTCAAGAAGCAGATCAAGAATATAATAAGCTCGCTGCCGAGGGACAACACTGGGACtggtttttcttcaaaagattTAAAATGGCCCTGTACAAGTCTCAG AATCTTACTCGGGAGATGAAAATAAAGTCAGTGTCTACTGGTCAAGAGATGCCAGCAATTGTTGTTATCACAGAAACCATAAGGTACTTAAAGGACCACTTAGTAAACGAGATAAAATCCAAGGATACTGGAATCCAAGAATCCGAAATTCACTGGGTCTTAACGGTTCCGGCAATATGGGACGACAGCGCCAAACAGTTCATGAGGGAAGCGGCTATCAAT GCAGAAATCGACACGGATAAGTTGTTACTCAGTCTAGAGCCAGAAGCCGCTTCGCTGTTTTGCCGGTACTTACCGTTTGCCAGGGAAACAAACAAGGCGGGTGCCAGTCTTGTTACTGCGGGAGTCGGTGACCGATACATGATTCTTGATGTTGGGG GCGGAACCGTAGATATAACCGTCCATGAAGTACAGATAAATGAAGAGACCAAAGATGTAACATTACGAGAAATGTTCAAAGCCAACGGTGGAGATTGGGGAGGGCTTAAAGTTGATGAATCTTTCACAGACCTCCTTCAGGACATCATTGGGCCTGATGTGATGGAAGTTCTTCAAACGCGATACAGAGAAGATTTTATGGAATTCATGGACgcctttgaaattaaaaaacgGAAGGTGGCACCAGATATGGATTCACGGGAAATAATGACCGTTCCTCTTTCATTCGTCCAGACATACAAAGAACTGAATAATGTCGAGCTCGAAGATGAACAACGCATAAAGGAAAAGTACAACGGAAAGATAACCTTCtccaaaaacaaaatgagattTGATCCAGAAATTTTAAAAGGTCTTTTTACCGAGACAGTCGATCAAATTTGTGCTTTAGCAAGCGAGTATTTTGACCAAATACGGGAATACAACATTAGAACGATTCTGATGGTTGGTGGATTCAGCGAATCAAGGATGTTACAGGACAAGGTCCGTTCGACATTCCCGTCTAAGCGCCTTATCATCCCAGACGAAGCAGGCCTATGCGTTCTAAAGGGAGCAGTGTTGTATGGCCATAACCCGTCCATGATCACAGCTCGAGTGAGCAAGTTCACTTATGGAATAGAAGCCTGCAAGCAGTTTGAGCCTGCGCTAGATCCATATGAAAAGCGGGTTATCAGAGACAGGATTGTActctgtaaaaattattttagcatCCATGCTAAAGCTGGCCAAGAGTTTCAGGTGGATGAGATGGTTGGTGAACACGAGTACGTCGCTCATGGAGAAGATGCAACTGAACTTCAGATCGACGTATACACTACGCCACACCGTAACCCAAGGTATATCGACGACGAAGACAGCAGGAAAATCGGCGAAATGCGAGTGCCCGTGGGTCGTTCGCTCAGTGGTGACCAAGAGATGGTAAAAGTCCAGTTTGTGTTTGGAGACACTGAATTAAAAGTTGTGGCCTGGAATGTGGAAAACgggcaaaaaataaaagatgctCGTTTTGAATTTTTGAAGTAA